In Stigmatopora argus isolate UIUO_Sarg chromosome 10, RoL_Sarg_1.0, whole genome shotgun sequence, the following proteins share a genomic window:
- the LOC144083511 gene encoding gap junction delta-2 protein — MGDWSILGRFLSEVQNHSTVIGKIWLTMLLIFRILLVALVGDAVYNDEQSKFTCNTQQPGCNNVCYDTFAPVSHLRFWVFQIVLVSTPSIFYIVFVLHKIAKDEKLDGQRAQVLRQRPSRQGIGEKDSKEKLRVGVPTYCPHFREDWDDMERAQHSFLEEGHGALAEDPTKQSKQVLLIYILHVFLRSIMEITFLVGQYLLFGFEVPNLYRCETYPCPTRTDCFVSRATEKTIFLNFMFSISLGCFVLNIAELHYLGWVYIFRVLCSACSNCCGQKNVLDKTYSKQNPLLLQLRHSLRGQLVLQTRSPMAQEKTRTLLTHAPAISFETDSTVECTSKRSPENIDKVKVKLANMARMGRTKKSWL; from the coding sequence ATGGGTGACTGGTCCATTCTTGGGCGTTTTCTATCCGAGGTCCAGAATCATTCCACAGTGATAGGGAAGATCTGGCTCACGATGCTGCTCATTTTCCGTATCTTGCTGGTAGCTTTGGTGGGAGATGCAGTCTACAACGATGAGCAGTCCAAGTTTACCTGCAATACCCAGCAGCCCGGATGCAACAACGTCTGCTACGACACATTTGCACCTGTATCGCACTTGAGGTTTTGGGTTTTTCAAATTGTGCTGGTCTCCACACCATCCATATTCTACATAGTATTTGTTTTGCATAAAATTGCCAAGGATGAGAAGCTAGACGGTCAGCGAGCACAGGTACTGAGGCAGAGGCCTTCAAGGCAAGGTATAGGGGAGAAAGATAGCAAGGAGAAGTTGAGAGTGGGTGTGCCTACTTACTGTCCTCATTTTAGGGAAGATTGGGATGATATGGAAAGAGCACAACACAGCTTTCTGGAGGAGGGCCATGGTGCACTAGCAGAAGACCCTACAAAGCAATCCAAACAGGTGCTGCTCATCTACATCCTTCATGTATTTCTTAGATCAATCATGGAGATCACCTTCTTAGTGGGCCAGTATTTATTATTTGGGTTCGAGGTGCCTAACCTCTACCGTTGTGAGACTTATCCTTGCCCGACACGCACAGACTGTTTTGTGTCTCGTGCCACTGAGAAAACCATCTTCCTGAACTTTATGTTTAGCATCAGTCTGGGCTGCTTTGTGCTCAACATAGCAGAACTTCACTACCTGGGCTGGGTCTACATTTTCCGTGTCCTTTGCTCAGCATGCTCTAACTGTTGTGGTCAAAAGAATGTTCTAGATAAAACGTACTCCAAGCAAAACCCGCTATTGCTTCAACTCAGGCATTCTCTGAGAGGTCAGCTGGTTCTGCAGACCCGGTCACCCATGGCTCAAGAGAAGACAAGAACTCTTCTTACACATGCTCCAGCTATATCTTTTGAGACAGACTCAACTGTGGAATGCACCTCAAAGAGGAGTCCAGAGAACATAGATAAGGTCAAGGTCAAGTTGGCCAACATGGCGAGGATGGGACGAACTAAGAAGTCTTGGCTGTGA